Proteins from a genomic interval of Geodermatophilus obscurus DSM 43160:
- a CDS encoding alpha/beta hydrolase family protein has translation MTAQQTVPTTATGSHVLEEGFFANRSFDYGIRIALGATAYGVGDVGTVLATAARITNGDWASWFSAWTNRADQLAALAAQHRQAGDLRGASWAFLAAADAWSRSLDAIDGLPAEQAEAVLLPTFRKGRDCWEAWIDCAGSRFVRVDVPYEDTTLPGYLLRPDASGRARPTLVITNGSDGPITDMWWAGAAEALDRGWNAFVYDGPGQQSMLFERKTTFRPDWEAVLTPVVDALVGRPDVDATALTASGISQAGYWVPRALAFEHRFVAAVADPGVVDVSTSWTEYLPAEMLQLLDAGRKDDFDRYMAQAGGDPETARTFAYRARPFGVSSPFDLFTEVRRYQLRDVAERIRTPLLITEPEDEQFWPGQSEQLAGLLSAPHEMARFGVADGANWHCQPLGRRLTALRAFEWLEAHLPSR, from the coding sequence ATGACCGCGCAGCAGACGGTCCCGACCACCGCGACCGGTTCCCACGTGCTGGAGGAGGGATTCTTCGCCAACCGGAGCTTCGACTACGGGATCCGCATCGCACTCGGCGCCACTGCCTACGGGGTGGGTGACGTCGGAACGGTGCTGGCGACCGCGGCACGGATCACCAACGGCGACTGGGCGAGCTGGTTCTCGGCGTGGACGAATCGGGCGGACCAGCTCGCGGCACTCGCTGCGCAGCACCGCCAGGCGGGCGACCTCCGGGGAGCGAGCTGGGCCTTCCTTGCGGCGGCCGACGCCTGGTCCCGCTCGCTCGATGCCATCGACGGCCTGCCGGCCGAGCAGGCCGAGGCCGTCCTGCTGCCGACGTTCCGCAAGGGGCGCGACTGCTGGGAGGCGTGGATCGACTGCGCGGGCTCCCGGTTCGTGCGGGTCGACGTCCCGTACGAGGACACCACCTTGCCCGGGTACCTGCTACGGCCCGACGCCTCCGGTAGGGCGCGGCCGACCCTGGTGATCACAAACGGCAGCGACGGCCCGATCACCGACATGTGGTGGGCCGGCGCGGCGGAGGCCCTGGACCGCGGCTGGAACGCGTTCGTCTACGACGGCCCGGGGCAGCAGTCGATGCTCTTCGAGCGGAAGACGACCTTCCGTCCCGACTGGGAGGCGGTGCTCACCCCGGTGGTGGATGCCCTCGTCGGGCGCCCGGACGTCGACGCCACCGCCCTCACCGCCTCCGGGATCAGCCAGGCCGGGTACTGGGTGCCACGGGCGTTGGCGTTCGAGCACAGGTTCGTCGCGGCGGTCGCCGACCCGGGGGTCGTCGACGTGTCGACGTCCTGGACGGAGTACCTGCCGGCCGAGATGCTCCAGCTGCTCGACGCCGGCCGCAAGGACGACTTCGACCGGTACATGGCCCAGGCCGGCGGGGACCCGGAGACGGCGCGCACCTTCGCCTACCGGGCCCGTCCCTTCGGCGTGAGCAGCCCGTTCGACCTGTTCACCGAGGTCCGCCGCTACCAACTGCGGGACGTGGCGGAGCGGATCCGGACCCCGCTGCTGATCACCGAACCCGAGGACGAGCAGTTCTGGCCCGGGCAGTCCGAGCAACTGGCCGGGCTGCTCAGCGCACCGCACGAGATGGCCCGCTTCGGCGTGGCGGACGGCGCCAACTGGCACTGTCAGCCGCTCGGGCGGCGGCTGACCGCGCTGCGCGCGTTCGAGTGGCTGGAGGCCCACCTGCCGAGCCGCTGA